GTCCCCTCTGGATCGCTTGGGATGCCATCGATGGGCTTGAGACCTGTCTGGGCCAGCCAATCCCTCACCTGCCTCTCGCAGGCAAGTTTGTCCAGCATGGGCGCTTTCCCGGTGGCCTTGGTCGTGATGTGGAGCACGTAGCCCTTGAGCCGTTTTGGGGCCGGAGAGCCCTCTGGCCACATCTGCTTGAAGCTGATCCGGACCTTTGATTGGGCTTCTGTGGTTTGGTTGTTCAGCAAGGGAGGCTGGAACCGGCATGCGTAGAGGAAGCTTTCCACCGGTCGCTGCAGGATGGGGGGGCCATCCAAGGCGTGGGCTGAAGTAACCTCTCCCTTTGATGAGATATGGAATTGTGCCGTAACATCGCCGCTGATGTTTTGTATTTGCGCAAGGACGGGATAACGGATGGGTTCAGAATGGTTGGTTCGCTTGAGGTCTTGCCACTGGACATCGGGACAGGACGTTGTGTGTGCTCCCTGCACCGTGGCTTGCTCCACAGGAGTAGGGGCGTCTGTGACGCCGAGGAGGAGCGGGAGCCAGACAAAGATGCTCATGAGGGGGAGCCTTCGCGCGGGATTTCACAATTAGGCTAACAGCCGGGAGTTGTCTCCAAAAAAGGTTTTCCGGCTCTGCCTCGGAGGGTTTGGAATGGGCAATCCCCTCAAGAAGGCGAAAACCCCCGGCTCTGGCGGGGGCTGTCGCATTGCGCAAGGGGATGGTCATGCCCCGGGGAGGAGGCCCGTCCGGAGGGGCCGTCGGCCGCCTATTCGCTCAGGTGCACCACCTTCGCCGGGGGGAAGCCGTTGAAGAAGGTGCTGCTGGCGTGGCTGTAGGCGCCCATGTTCTCGCTGTAGACCAGGTCACCCAGTTCCAGGTCGGGCAGTTCCTCTGTCAGGGAGATGGTGTCCAGGGCGTCGCAGGTGGGGCCGAAGACCGCGCAGATCTGGGTGGGGCCCTCCTTGATGGCCTTCACCGGGTAGTGGCAGTGGTCGAAGATCACGCCCGAGTAGGTGTGGTAGACGCCATCGTTGATGTAATAGCAGCGGCGACCGTCCCGGTCGGCCTTGCCGATGACCTCGGCCACCAGGGTCACGGCGGAGGCCACCATGAAGCGTCCGGGTTCAGCCAGGATCTGGATGTCCTCGGGGAAGAGTCGCTCGATCTCGGCGTTGATGACCTTGGCACACTCGCGGAGGGGCTGGACGTTCGCGTCGTAGGGGGCAGGGAAGCCCCCTCCGATGTCCAGCAGGTTCATCTTGGTGTAGCCCTTGGCGCGGCAGGCCTTGAAGATTTCCGCCGCCAGGTTCAGGGCCACAGCGTAGTTCTGGAAGTTGGTGGTCTGGCTGCCCACATGGAAGCTGAGGCCCTCCACGGTGAGCCCTGCGGCCTCAGACGCATCAATGAGGGCCATGGCCTCCTCGGGGGCGGCGCCGAACTTGGAGGAGAGCTCCACCATGGCCCCCAGGTTGGGGACCTTGAGGCGCAGCACCATGCCCACGTTGGGGGCGTGCTTCTGCACCTTCTTGATCTCCTCGAAGTTGTCGAAGGTGACCAGGGGCTTGTAGGGGTCCAGCTCCTTGAGGGTCGGGATGGCCTTGATGGGGTTGGCGTAGATGATCTTGTCCCAGATGAAGTCCTGGCGCTCCTGATCGGGCAGATCCTTGATGTTCTCGTGAACCAGGAGGAACTCCGGCAGGGAGGCCACATCGAAGCTGGCGCCGGCCTCGTAGAGAGTCTTGATGATGGCCGGGTGGCTGTTGGCCTTGACTGCGTAATAGGGCTGCACCCGGGGCAGCCACTCCTGGAACTCCGCCAGGTTCAGCCGCAGCTTTTCGTGGTCGATGATGACCAGCGGTGTCCCATGCTCCCCAGCCAACCGCGACAGCAGCGCCTTGTCGATCATGCCTCACTCCAAAAGATGAATTTCACCAGCAGGCAACCCCGCGTGGCGGAGTTGTCTGCTGGTGGAAGTGCTTTTTCAGTTTCCGTCGCTGGTGACGAGGAAGT
The sequence above is drawn from the uncultured Holophaga sp. genome and encodes:
- a CDS encoding type III PLP-dependent enzyme, encoding MIDKALLSRLAGEHGTPLVIIDHEKLRLNLAEFQEWLPRVQPYYAVKANSHPAIIKTLYEAGASFDVASLPEFLLVHENIKDLPDQERQDFIWDKIIYANPIKAIPTLKELDPYKPLVTFDNFEEIKKVQKHAPNVGMVLRLKVPNLGAMVELSSKFGAAPEEAMALIDASEAAGLTVEGLSFHVGSQTTNFQNYAVALNLAAEIFKACRAKGYTKMNLLDIGGGFPAPYDANVQPLRECAKVINAEIERLFPEDIQILAEPGRFMVASAVTLVAEVIGKADRDGRRCYYINDGVYHTYSGVIFDHCHYPVKAIKEGPTQICAVFGPTCDALDTISLTEELPDLELGDLVYSENMGAYSHASSTFFNGFPPAKVVHLSE